A region from the Candidatus Limnocylindrales bacterium genome encodes:
- the secE gene encoding preprotein translocase subunit SecE: MAATGQTQNEPTSPRPGPTQWVTQGRTFADEAVNELKRVYWPSRKETQAFTWVVLIVVLVVSAYLGAIDYMLSLVMRVAFNR; this comes from the coding sequence GACACAGAACGAGCCAACCTCGCCCAGGCCGGGTCCCACGCAGTGGGTCACGCAGGGGCGGACGTTCGCCGACGAGGCCGTCAACGAGCTGAAGCGCGTGTACTGGCCGTCGCGCAAGGAAACGCAGGCGTTCACCTGGGTCGTGCTCATCGTCGTGCTGGTGGTGTCGGCTTATCTGGGTGCGATCGACTACATGCTGTCGCTCGTGATGCGCGTAGCGTTCAATCGCTGA